GTTCAGCTTCACACTGCACCAGAGCTTGTTTAAAGGCAATCGGATCTGCCATTTTAATGGGTAAATCTAGAAGCTGTTTTTTATATCGAATTTGATTAGTTGCTTGGTTAAATCGAATAGGTGGCAATAAATGCTGAGAGGCTTTGTGATAGGTAGGTTCTGGCCAATCCACCCATAACTCAATTTCAGTAAAGTCATGCTCTATCAAAAACTGACCAGCTTGAATCACCCCAATCATCAAACATTCATAAAAAAATCGTCTAAGCTTTTCCACTTGCGCGGGCTGATTGCTGACAACAGGATGAGTTTCTTTAATTTCAATAATAGAAAATTCATGATCGTCTAGCAGAGCAATGCGGTAATCTTTTAATCGCATGTTAAAGAATTGCGTTGAAACATCGAGAGCCTGATGTAAGTTTAGGCTACTCATTAACGCATATCCCATCGGGCCATGAGCAGTTAAACGCAGTTTTAGCCCATATTCATATCCTAAGCCAGAATCTTTCGACAATAACAAGCTTTCCCATGCCAGTTTAGACCACTGCACAGGAGTAATTCGCGCATCTAGTTGATCTAAAAGGTTTAAGGGAATTTTACTTTTCTTCAAAATTTCAAGCGCAGAAAATCCTTTGTCGACCATGATTTCTAGTAACAAATGCGCATAAGAAATAGGAATGCTGGCTTTGGAAAGCCCATAAGGATCTTTCATATTGTTTTTTATTATGGCCGAAAATGATTATCAGTATGTCTGATCCACATCTCACGCTCAAGTTAAAAGTTCGGAATAATCAATTTACTATATTTTGAGCATCAATTATGAGCTTACC
This genomic stretch from Acinetobacter oleivorans DR1 harbors:
- a CDS encoding AraC family transcriptional regulator gives rise to the protein MKDPYGLSKASIPISYAHLLLEIMVDKGFSALEILKKSKIPLNLLDQLDARITPVQWSKLAWESLLLSKDSGLGYEYGLKLRLTAHGPMGYALMSSLNLHQALDVSTQFFNMRLKDYRIALLDDHEFSIIEIKETHPVVSNQPAQVEKLRRFFYECLMIGVIQAGQFLIEHDFTEIELWVDWPEPTYHKASQHLLPPIRFNQATNQIRYKKQLLDLPIKMADPIAFKQALVQCEAEQIRFSEQIKDICLTVKAELNLKPQVGYPSFDEIATRLNMSSRTLRRHLNQVGSSYLQLLEEAQQKEAEHLLLHSDMDIQEIALYLGYIQPTNFTRAFKKWTGQTPITFRTNQ